A single genomic interval of Burkholderia cepacia ATCC 25416 harbors:
- the gcl gene encoding glyoxylate carboligase → MAKMRAVDAAVLVLEKEGIQTAFGVPGAAINPFYSAMRKSGGISHVLARHVEGASHMAEGFTRAAPGNIGVCIGTSGPAGTDMITGLYSASADSIPILAITGQAPRARLYKEDFQAVDIESIAKPVTKWAVTVREPALVPRVFQQAFHLMRSGRPGPVLVDLPIDVQLAEIEFDIDTYEPLPVYKPAATRAQIEKALAMLNDADKPLIVSGGGVLNAAAEDLLVQFAETIGVPVIPTLMSWGAIPDDHPLMAGMVGLQTSHRYGNATLLASDFVLGIGNRWANRHTGSVEVYTKGRKFVHVDIEPTQIGRVFGPDLGIVSDARAALELFVAVAQEWKAAGKLKDRSAWVADCQARKRTLQRKTHFDNVPVKPQRVYEEMNKVFGRDTCYVSTIGLSQIAAAQFLHVFKARNWINCGQAGPLGWTIPAALGVRAADPSRPIVALSGDYDFQFMIEELAAGAQFKLPYVHVVVNNSYLGLIRQAQRAFDMDYCVQLAFDNVNAPELNGYGVDHVAVAEGLGCKALRVFKPEEIEPALRQAQTLAEEFSVPVVVEVILERVTNISMGTEIDAINEFEDLAEKAEHAPTAISMLD, encoded by the coding sequence ATGGCCAAGATGAGAGCCGTCGACGCAGCTGTGCTCGTGCTCGAGAAGGAAGGCATCCAGACCGCGTTCGGCGTGCCGGGTGCGGCGATCAACCCGTTCTACTCGGCGATGCGCAAGTCCGGCGGCATCAGCCACGTGCTGGCCCGCCACGTCGAAGGCGCGTCGCACATGGCCGAAGGCTTCACGCGTGCGGCCCCGGGCAACATCGGCGTGTGCATCGGCACGTCGGGCCCGGCCGGCACCGACATGATCACCGGTCTCTATTCCGCATCCGCCGACTCGATCCCGATCCTCGCGATCACGGGCCAGGCACCGCGTGCCCGCCTGTACAAGGAAGACTTCCAGGCCGTCGACATCGAATCGATCGCGAAGCCCGTCACCAAGTGGGCCGTCACCGTGCGCGAACCGGCGCTGGTGCCGCGCGTGTTCCAGCAGGCATTCCACCTGATGCGCTCGGGCCGCCCGGGCCCGGTGCTGGTCGACCTGCCGATCGACGTGCAGCTCGCCGAAATCGAGTTCGACATCGACACCTATGAACCGCTGCCGGTCTACAAGCCCGCGGCCACCCGCGCGCAGATCGAGAAGGCGCTCGCAATGCTCAACGACGCGGACAAGCCGCTGATCGTGTCGGGCGGCGGCGTGCTCAACGCGGCGGCGGAAGACCTGCTCGTCCAGTTCGCCGAAACGATCGGCGTGCCGGTGATCCCGACGCTGATGTCGTGGGGCGCGATTCCGGACGACCACCCGCTGATGGCCGGCATGGTCGGCCTGCAGACGTCGCACCGCTACGGCAACGCGACGCTGCTCGCCTCGGACTTCGTGCTGGGCATCGGCAACCGCTGGGCGAACCGTCACACGGGCAGCGTCGAGGTCTATACGAAGGGCCGCAAGTTCGTGCACGTCGACATCGAGCCGACGCAGATCGGCCGCGTGTTCGGCCCGGATCTCGGCATCGTGTCGGACGCCAGGGCCGCGCTGGAACTGTTCGTCGCGGTCGCGCAGGAATGGAAGGCCGCCGGCAAGCTGAAGGATCGCAGCGCATGGGTTGCCGACTGCCAGGCACGCAAGCGCACGCTGCAGCGCAAGACGCACTTCGACAACGTGCCGGTCAAGCCGCAGCGTGTGTACGAAGAGATGAACAAGGTGTTCGGCCGCGATACCTGCTACGTCAGCACGATCGGCCTGTCGCAGATCGCCGCCGCGCAGTTCCTGCACGTGTTCAAGGCACGCAACTGGATCAACTGCGGCCAGGCGGGCCCGCTCGGCTGGACGATCCCCGCCGCGCTCGGCGTGCGTGCCGCCGACCCGAGCCGCCCGATCGTCGCGCTGTCCGGCGACTACGACTTCCAGTTCATGATCGAGGAACTCGCAGCCGGCGCGCAATTCAAGCTGCCGTACGTGCACGTCGTCGTGAACAACTCGTACCTCGGCCTGATCCGTCAGGCGCAGCGTGCGTTCGACATGGACTACTGCGTGCAGCTCGCGTTCGACAACGTGAATGCGCCGGAACTGAACGGCTATGGCGTCGACCACGTGGCCGTCGCGGAAGGCCTCGGCTGCAAGGCGCTGCGCGTGTTCAAGCCGGAAGAGATCGAGCCGGCGCTGCGCCAGGCGCAAACGCTCGCGGAAGAATTCAGCGTGCCGGTGGTCGTCGAAGTGATCCTCGAGCGCGTGACGAACATCTCGATGGGTACCGAAATCGACGCGATCAACGAATTCGAGGATCTCGCCGAAAAGGCCGAGCACGCACCGACCGCGATCTCGATGCTCGACTGA
- the hyi gene encoding hydroxypyruvate isomerase, whose amino-acid sequence MPKFAANLTMLFNEVPFLDRFKAAADAGFDAVEFLFPYPYAKEELAERLETHRLRLVLHNLPAGNWDQGERGIACLPDRVGEFQEGVGRAIEYAKALKVPQLNCLVGIPSASTARDKTFVTIVDNLRFAADALKREGIRLLVEPCNSFDIPGFALNRSSEGLDVIRAVGSDNLFLQYDIYHMQRMEGELAATIERNLASIGHVQLADNPGRNEPGTGEINYAFLFALLDRLGYAGYVGCEYKPRTTTTEGLGWLQSVAGCAPGSARRAA is encoded by the coding sequence ATGCCGAAGTTTGCTGCAAACCTGACCATGCTGTTCAACGAAGTGCCGTTCCTCGACCGCTTCAAGGCGGCCGCCGATGCGGGCTTCGACGCCGTCGAGTTCCTGTTCCCGTACCCGTACGCGAAAGAGGAACTCGCCGAACGGCTCGAGACGCATCGCCTGCGCCTCGTGCTGCACAACCTGCCCGCCGGCAACTGGGACCAGGGCGAGCGCGGCATCGCGTGCCTGCCCGATCGCGTCGGCGAGTTCCAGGAAGGTGTCGGCCGCGCGATCGAGTACGCGAAGGCGCTGAAGGTGCCGCAGCTGAACTGCCTCGTCGGGATTCCGTCGGCGAGCACGGCGCGCGACAAGACTTTCGTCACGATCGTCGACAACCTGCGCTTTGCCGCCGACGCGCTGAAGCGCGAAGGCATCCGCCTGCTCGTCGAGCCGTGCAACAGCTTCGACATCCCGGGTTTCGCGCTGAACCGCTCGTCGGAAGGGCTCGACGTGATCCGCGCGGTCGGCTCGGACAACCTGTTCCTGCAGTACGACATCTATCACATGCAGCGCATGGAAGGCGAACTGGCCGCGACGATCGAACGCAACCTCGCATCGATCGGCCACGTCCAGCTCGCGGACAACCCGGGCCGCAACGAGCCGGGCACGGGCGAGATCAACTACGCATTCCTGTTCGCGCTGCTCGACCGGCTCGGCTATGCCGGCTACGTCGGCTGCGAATACAAGCCCCGCACCACCACGACGGAAGGCCTCGGCTGGCTGCAAAGCGTCGCCGGCTGCGCACCGGGCTCGGCGCGTCGCGCCGCCTGA
- a CDS encoding 2-hydroxy-3-oxopropionate reductase: MATIGFIGLGIMGAHMARNLLKGDHQLVVNGAFPIPDDLRTSAKVVANSTEVARNADIIISMVPDTPDVRDVLFADDGVAKGLTAGKLVIDMSSISPLDTQEFAKQINALGCDYLDAPVSGGEVGAREATLTIMVGGPEAAFERAKPLFEKMGKNITLVGDNGAGQTCKVANQIIVALNIEAVGEALLFAARSGADPERVRQALMGGFAASRILEVHGARMTKRTFDPGFRIELHQKDLNLALDGARKLGLALPHTASAQQLFSVCASHGGKAWDHSALVRALEIMSNFEIEKTAG, from the coding sequence ATGGCAACCATCGGTTTCATCGGCCTCGGCATCATGGGCGCGCACATGGCGCGCAACCTGCTCAAGGGTGACCACCAGCTCGTCGTGAACGGCGCGTTCCCGATTCCCGACGACCTGCGCACGAGCGCGAAGGTCGTCGCGAATTCGACCGAAGTCGCACGGAACGCGGACATCATCATCTCGATGGTGCCGGATACGCCGGACGTGCGTGACGTGCTGTTCGCCGACGACGGCGTCGCGAAGGGCCTGACGGCCGGCAAGCTCGTGATCGACATGAGCTCGATCTCGCCGCTCGACACGCAGGAATTCGCGAAGCAGATCAACGCGCTCGGTTGCGACTACCTCGACGCGCCGGTGTCCGGCGGCGAAGTCGGCGCCCGCGAAGCGACGCTGACGATCATGGTCGGCGGCCCGGAGGCGGCATTTGAGCGCGCGAAGCCGCTGTTCGAGAAGATGGGCAAGAACATCACGCTCGTCGGCGACAACGGCGCGGGCCAGACCTGCAAGGTCGCGAACCAGATCATCGTCGCGCTGAACATCGAAGCCGTCGGCGAAGCGCTGTTGTTCGCCGCACGTTCGGGCGCGGATCCGGAGCGCGTGCGCCAGGCGCTGATGGGCGGCTTCGCCGCGTCGCGCATCCTCGAAGTGCACGGCGCGCGGATGACGAAGCGCACGTTCGATCCGGGCTTTCGCATCGAGCTGCACCAGAAGGACCTGAACCTCGCGCTCGACGGCGCACGCAAGCTCGGCCTCGCGCTGCCGCATACCGCGAGCGCGCAGCAGCTGTTCAGCGTGTGCGCATCGCACGGCGGCAAGGCATGGGATCACTCGGCACTCGTGCGCGCGCTCGAGATCATGTCGAACTTCGAGATCGAGAAGACGGCGGGCTGA
- the lysM gene encoding peptidoglycan-binding protein LysM, giving the protein MGLLSFIKEAGEKLLGHADAQAAEDPNAANQTAADAIKNYINTQGLDTSNLTVAFDGASRTVTLSGSVADLDTKAKVKVAAGNVQGVAGVNDDDLQPDDPEVQYHDVKPGDTLSAIAKEVYGDANKYPAIFEANKPMLSSPDRIYPGQKLVIPPQS; this is encoded by the coding sequence ATGGGTCTTCTTTCGTTTATCAAAGAGGCGGGTGAAAAACTGCTGGGTCATGCCGACGCGCAAGCAGCGGAAGATCCGAATGCCGCAAACCAGACCGCGGCCGATGCCATCAAGAACTACATCAACACGCAGGGTCTCGATACGTCGAACCTGACCGTGGCGTTCGACGGCGCATCGCGCACCGTGACGCTGTCGGGCAGCGTCGCCGACCTCGACACGAAAGCGAAGGTCAAGGTCGCGGCCGGCAACGTGCAGGGCGTCGCGGGCGTCAACGACGACGATCTGCAACCGGACGATCCGGAAGTGCAGTACCACGACGTGAAGCCGGGCGACACGCTGTCGGCGATCGCCAAGGAAGTATATGGCGACGCGAACAAGTACCCGGCGATCTTCGAGGCGAACAAGCCGATGCTGTCGAGCCCGGACCGGATCTACCCGGGCCAGAAGCTCGTGATTCCGCCGCAGTCCTGA
- a CDS encoding asparaginase → MNTPNPASPSSAAALPRIAVLATGGTIAGAAPDAASTAGYQAGALGVNFLVDAVPALASVARIDAEQVASIDSKDLALPLWNTLAARIDALMADPAVDGIVITHGTDTLEETAYALHLVVRGDKPVVLTAAMRPATALSSDGPLNLLNAVTVAAHPSARGQGVLVAFNNRIHGARDVVKTSTYAVDAFQSPELGALGWVQDGRVEFARHVTRSRDAQLAIAATWPPVEVVASYAGVTRTAVDALVAAGVRGLVVAGTGNGSIHATLQAALAEAVNAGVAVVRASRVGSGHVMRNGAASDDALGFVSAGSLHPFKARVLLMLALANGIHDRDALQRAFDTL, encoded by the coding sequence ATGAATACTCCGAATCCCGCATCCCCTTCGTCCGCGGCGGCCCTGCCGCGCATCGCCGTGCTCGCCACCGGCGGCACGATTGCCGGCGCCGCGCCCGACGCGGCCAGCACGGCCGGCTACCAGGCCGGCGCGCTCGGCGTCAATTTCCTGGTCGACGCGGTGCCGGCGCTCGCGTCCGTCGCGCGCATCGACGCCGAGCAAGTCGCCAGCATCGACAGCAAGGATCTCGCGCTGCCGCTGTGGAACACGCTCGCCGCGCGGATCGACGCGCTGATGGCCGACCCGGCGGTCGACGGTATCGTGATCACCCACGGTACCGACACGCTCGAGGAAACCGCGTATGCGCTGCACCTGGTCGTCAGGGGCGACAAGCCCGTTGTGCTGACGGCCGCGATGCGGCCGGCGACCGCGCTGTCGTCCGACGGCCCGCTGAACCTGCTGAATGCGGTGACGGTGGCCGCGCATCCGTCCGCGCGCGGGCAGGGCGTGCTGGTCGCGTTCAACAACCGGATCCACGGCGCGCGCGACGTGGTGAAGACGAGCACCTATGCGGTCGACGCGTTCCAGTCGCCGGAACTCGGTGCACTCGGCTGGGTGCAGGACGGCCGGGTCGAATTCGCGCGCCACGTCACGCGTTCGCGCGACGCGCAACTGGCGATCGCGGCAACCTGGCCGCCGGTCGAGGTCGTTGCGAGCTACGCGGGCGTGACGCGCACGGCCGTCGACGCGCTCGTCGCGGCCGGCGTACGCGGTCTCGTCGTCGCCGGCACCGGCAACGGCTCGATCCATGCGACGCTGCAGGCGGCGCTCGCCGAGGCGGTGAACGCGGGCGTGGCGGTGGTGCGCGCGTCGCGCGTCGGGTCGGGGCACGTGATGCGCAACGGCGCCGCGAGCGACGATGCACTCGGTTTCGTGAGCGCGGGTTCGCTGCACCCGTTCAAGGCGCGCGTGCTGCTGATGCTCGCGCTCGCGAACGGCATTCACGATCGCGACGCATTGCAACGCGCGTTCGATACGCTGTGA
- a CDS encoding PsiF family protein, translating to MKIQSLVAAVLLGGMLASPAFAANSQQDKMKACNTQAAGKTGDERKAFMKDCLSAKPAKAMTQQEKMKACNTQATGKKGDDRKAFMKSCLSNQPAA from the coding sequence ATGAAAATCCAATCGCTCGTAGCCGCAGTGCTTCTCGGCGGCATGCTGGCTTCCCCCGCATTCGCGGCGAACAGCCAGCAGGACAAGATGAAGGCCTGCAACACCCAGGCAGCCGGCAAGACGGGCGATGAACGCAAGGCGTTCATGAAGGACTGCCTGTCGGCGAAGCCCGCGAAGGCGATGACGCAGCAGGAAAAGATGAAGGCATGCAACACGCAGGCCACCGGCAAGAAGGGCGACGACCGCAAGGCGTTCATGAAGAGCTGCCTGAGCAATCAGCCGGCAGCCTGA
- a CDS encoding membrane protein: MAWRQHRWFRRWLIVIVFWAVPVAIVAVREIREEMAYNKADLQLALTTWQLTDAQQAAGAAAKCHGDPDEARAAGCPADVLAANAPRQQAARDEYVLRRNTLAGYLWHAFVGYWVVPAAFLFACGVVIALIRRVLRRPPIKPPAPPVPPVTH, encoded by the coding sequence ATGGCATGGAGACAACACCGCTGGTTCCGCCGCTGGCTGATCGTGATCGTGTTCTGGGCCGTGCCCGTCGCGATCGTCGCCGTCCGCGAGATCCGCGAGGAAATGGCCTACAACAAGGCGGACCTGCAGCTCGCGCTGACCACCTGGCAGCTCACCGATGCGCAGCAGGCCGCCGGCGCCGCCGCGAAGTGCCACGGGGATCCTGACGAGGCGCGCGCGGCCGGCTGCCCGGCCGACGTGCTCGCCGCCAACGCGCCGCGCCAGCAGGCGGCCCGCGACGAATACGTGCTGCGCCGCAATACGCTCGCGGGCTACCTGTGGCATGCGTTCGTCGGCTACTGGGTCGTGCCGGCCGCGTTCCTGTTCGCGTGCGGCGTCGTGATCGCGCTGATCCGCCGCGTGCTGCGCCGCCCGCCGATCAAGCCGCCGGCTCCACCCGTTCCGCCCGTCACGCACTGA
- a CDS encoding YSC84-related protein has product MQKRNLVLKAAAALIVGSLALTGCTTTPDKPDNAATNASKRQAIDSSVDATLSRMYSTVKGSRELVAKSRGVLVFPDVIQAGFIVGGQSGNGALRVGGSTVGYYNTSSLSVGLQAGAQSKAIVFLFMTQEALDEFRGSDGWAAGAGASVALVKMGANGAVDTTTATAPVQVVVLTNAGLMGDVSINGTKVSKLKI; this is encoded by the coding sequence ATGCAAAAACGGAATCTTGTGCTGAAAGCCGCCGCTGCGCTCATCGTCGGTAGCCTCGCGCTCACCGGTTGCACCACCACCCCGGACAAGCCGGACAACGCCGCGACCAACGCGTCGAAGCGCCAGGCAATCGACTCGAGCGTCGACGCCACGCTGTCGCGCATGTACTCCACGGTCAAGGGTTCGCGGGAACTCGTCGCGAAGTCGCGCGGCGTGCTTGTCTTCCCGGACGTGATCCAGGCCGGCTTCATCGTCGGCGGCCAGTCCGGCAACGGCGCACTGCGCGTCGGCGGCAGCACGGTCGGCTACTACAACACGTCGTCGCTGTCGGTCGGCCTGCAGGCCGGTGCGCAGTCGAAGGCGATCGTGTTCCTGTTCATGACGCAGGAAGCGCTCGACGAATTCCGCGGCTCGGACGGCTGGGCCGCCGGCGCCGGCGCGTCGGTCGCGCTCGTGAAGATGGGCGCGAACGGCGCGGTCGACACGACCACGGCCACCGCACCGGTCCAGGTCGTCGTGCTGACGAACGCGGGCCTGATGGGCGACGTGTCGATCAACGGCACGAAGGTCTCGAAGCTGAAGATCTGA
- a CDS encoding glycosyltransferase family 4 protein: MRIAQIAPLTESVPPKLYGGTERVVSYITEALVELGHDVTLFASGDSTTRAKLEPVWPRALRLDSSIRDRVAPHMLLMETVARRAKDFDVLHFHMDYYSFSVFNRQETPYVTTLHGRLDLPEQQPVFDTFNTAPVISISNSQRQPLPQAKWLTTVYHGLPDTLYMPQPVEPRYLAFLGRISPEKRVDTAIRIARQCGLPIRIAAKVDAADQEYFEREIKPLFALPHVEYIGEIADHQKAEFLSGAHALVFPIDWPEPFGLVMIEAMSCGTPVIAFNRGAVPEVVDEGVSGFIVEDEISAVAAVNRLHLLPRARVRQRFEARFTSRRMAQQYVDVYQSVIRAQKRSRFKVIDSTT; encoded by the coding sequence ATGAGAATTGCCCAGATCGCGCCGCTGACCGAATCGGTGCCGCCGAAGCTGTACGGCGGCACGGAGCGCGTCGTGTCCTACATCACCGAGGCGCTCGTCGAGCTCGGTCATGACGTGACGCTGTTCGCCAGCGGCGATTCGACGACGCGGGCGAAGCTCGAGCCGGTCTGGCCGCGTGCACTGCGGCTCGACTCGTCGATCCGCGACCGGGTCGCGCCGCACATGCTGCTGATGGAGACGGTCGCGCGCCGCGCGAAGGACTTCGACGTGCTTCATTTCCACATGGATTACTACTCGTTCTCGGTCTTCAACCGGCAGGAAACGCCTTACGTGACGACGCTGCACGGCCGGCTCGACCTGCCCGAGCAGCAACCGGTGTTCGACACGTTCAACACGGCGCCGGTGATCTCGATTTCGAACTCGCAGCGCCAGCCGCTGCCGCAGGCGAAATGGCTGACGACCGTCTACCACGGGCTGCCCGATACGCTGTACATGCCGCAGCCCGTCGAGCCGCGCTATCTCGCGTTCCTCGGCCGCATCTCGCCGGAAAAGCGCGTCGACACGGCGATCCGCATCGCCCGTCAGTGCGGGTTGCCGATCAGGATCGCCGCGAAGGTCGATGCGGCCGACCAGGAATACTTCGAGCGCGAGATCAAGCCGCTTTTCGCGTTGCCGCACGTCGAATACATCGGCGAGATCGCCGATCACCAGAAGGCCGAGTTCCTGTCGGGCGCGCATGCGCTGGTGTTTCCGATCGACTGGCCGGAGCCGTTCGGCCTCGTGATGATCGAGGCGATGTCGTGCGGCACGCCGGTGATCGCGTTCAATCGCGGCGCGGTGCCCGAAGTGGTGGACGAGGGCGTGTCGGGTTTCATCGTCGAGGATGAAATCAGCGCGGTGGCCGCCGTGAACCGGCTGCACCTGCTGCCGCGCGCGCGCGTGCGGCAGCGCTTCGAGGCGCGCTTCACGTCGCGCCGCATGGCGCAGCAGTATGTCGACGTCTACCAGTCGGTGATCCGCGCACAGAAACGCTCGCGCTTCAAGGTCATCGACTCGACGACCTGA
- a CDS encoding AAA family ATPase: MTVLKTLAIANYRSLRELIVPLAALNVVTGPNGSGKSSVYRALRLLADTAQGRVIPSLAREGGLPSTLWAGPERFSRAMLDGDAPVTGTVRKGPVSLKLGFACDDFGYSIDLGMPIPSRSQFSLDPVVKRECIWGGAVLRPSTLLVDRQGAQIRARTATGVWQTIPQPVASFDSMMTEFADPTGAPEMIAVRERIRSWRFYDHFRTDAQAPARQSHVGTHTPVLADDGADLAAALQTIREIGDGAALDAAIDDAFPGASVEIDNPGGRGRFDVLMRQPGLLRPLAAAELSDGTLRYLLLAAALLTPRPPALMVLNEPETSLHPDLLPALGRLIAQAAQRSQVLVVSHAARLIATLEREAGCESLVLDKQLGATGLVDAGTRDLPPWKWPSR; the protein is encoded by the coding sequence ATGACCGTGCTGAAAACGCTTGCCATCGCCAATTACCGCTCGCTGCGCGAGCTGATCGTGCCGCTCGCGGCGCTCAACGTCGTCACGGGGCCGAACGGCAGCGGCAAGTCGAGCGTGTACCGCGCGCTGCGACTGCTCGCCGACACTGCACAGGGGCGGGTGATCCCGTCCCTCGCGCGCGAAGGCGGGTTGCCGTCGACGCTGTGGGCCGGCCCCGAGCGCTTCTCGCGGGCGATGCTGGACGGCGACGCGCCGGTTACCGGTACGGTGCGCAAGGGGCCCGTGAGCCTGAAGCTCGGTTTCGCCTGCGACGATTTCGGTTATTCGATCGATCTCGGCATGCCGATTCCGAGCCGCTCGCAGTTCTCGCTCGATCCGGTCGTCAAGCGCGAGTGCATCTGGGGCGGCGCGGTGCTGCGTCCGTCGACGCTGCTGGTCGACCGGCAGGGCGCGCAGATCCGTGCGCGCACCGCGACCGGCGTCTGGCAGACGATTCCGCAGCCGGTGGCGAGCTTCGACAGCATGATGACCGAGTTCGCCGATCCGACCGGTGCGCCGGAAATGATCGCGGTGCGCGAACGGATCCGCTCGTGGCGCTTCTACGACCATTTCCGCACCGATGCGCAGGCACCCGCGCGGCAATCGCACGTCGGCACCCATACGCCGGTGCTCGCGGACGACGGCGCCGATCTGGCCGCCGCGCTGCAGACGATTCGCGAAATCGGCGACGGCGCGGCACTCGATGCGGCGATCGACGACGCATTTCCGGGCGCGTCGGTTGAGATCGACAATCCGGGCGGCCGTGGCCGCTTCGACGTGCTGATGCGCCAGCCGGGGCTGCTGCGGCCGCTCGCGGCGGCCGAGCTGTCGGACGGCACGCTGCGTTACCTGCTGCTCGCGGCGGCACTGCTGACACCGCGGCCGCCGGCGCTGATGGTGCTGAACGAACCCGAAACCAGCCTGCACCCCGATCTGCTGCCGGCGCTCGGCCGCCTGATCGCGCAGGCGGCGCAGCGTTCGCAGGTGCTGGTCGTGTCGCACGCGGCGCGGCTCATCGCGACGCTCGAGCGCGAGGCCGGCTGCGAATCGCTGGTGCTCGACAAGCAGCTCGGCGCGACGGGGCTCGTCGACGCGGGCACGCGCGACCTGCCGCCATGGAAGTGGCCGTCGCGCTGA
- a CDS encoding mechanosensitive ion channel family protein: MISIEELQRIADAPLHSWLGTLAVSVIVMLVVTVVHRLGARIVKRLAQPYPLMSAILRYIDKSSLVVLALLALEFVWVQADDGMSFVRGMRTAAAVGSIVSLTWLLVRLAAGVGDAIIQAHPIDTADNLQARRIHTQAKVLVRTVMVLIVIIGTGAALMTFPNVRQVGASLLASAGVAGLVAGIAARPVLGNLIAGLQIALTQPIRLDDVVVIQGEWGRIEEITGSFVSVRLWDQRRLVVPLQWIIENPFTNWTRSSSEIIGTVYLSVDYRTPLAPLREELARLVHAAPEWDGRVQVLQVTDATERTMQLRALVSAADASSCWDLRCRVREGLIAYLQDRYPQCLPRSRMELYPHDSAPDAPNPERPHARAPAASTAANTAADPQAVEGR; this comes from the coding sequence ATGATTTCAATCGAGGAACTGCAGCGCATCGCCGATGCGCCGCTGCATTCGTGGCTCGGCACGCTGGCCGTGTCGGTCATCGTCATGCTGGTCGTCACGGTCGTGCACCGCCTCGGCGCACGCATCGTCAAGCGCCTCGCGCAGCCGTATCCGCTGATGAGCGCGATCCTGCGCTACATCGACAAGTCGTCGCTCGTCGTGCTGGCGCTGCTGGCGCTCGAGTTCGTGTGGGTCCAGGCGGACGACGGCATGTCGTTCGTGCGCGGCATGCGCACCGCGGCCGCGGTCGGCTCGATCGTGTCGCTCACGTGGCTGCTGGTGCGGCTCGCGGCGGGCGTCGGCGACGCGATCATCCAGGCGCATCCGATCGATACGGCCGACAACCTCCAGGCGCGGCGCATCCATACGCAGGCCAAGGTGCTCGTGCGGACCGTGATGGTGCTGATCGTGATCATCGGCACCGGCGCCGCGCTGATGACGTTCCCGAACGTGCGCCAGGTGGGCGCGAGCCTGCTGGCGTCGGCCGGCGTCGCGGGCCTGGTCGCCGGTATCGCCGCGCGGCCGGTGCTCGGCAACCTGATCGCCGGGCTGCAGATCGCGCTCACGCAGCCGATCCGGCTCGATGACGTGGTCGTGATCCAGGGCGAGTGGGGGCGCATCGAGGAAATCACCGGTTCGTTCGTGTCGGTGCGGCTGTGGGACCAGCGGCGCCTCGTCGTGCCGCTGCAATGGATCATCGAGAACCCGTTCACGAACTGGACGCGCAGCAGCTCGGAGATCATCGGCACGGTTTACCTGTCGGTCGATTACCGTACGCCGCTCGCACCGCTGCGCGAGGAGCTCGCGCGGCTCGTCCATGCGGCGCCCGAGTGGGACGGCCGCGTGCAGGTGCTGCAGGTGACCGACGCGACGGAGCGCACGATGCAGTTGCGCGCGCTCGTCAGCGCGGCCGACGCGTCGTCGTGCTGGGACCTGCGTTGCCGCGTGCGCGAAGGGTTGATCGCCTATCTGCAGGACCGCTATCCGCAATGCCTGCCGCGCAGCCGGATGGAACTGTATCCGCACGATTCCGCGCCGGATGCGCCGAATCCCGAACGGCCGCACGCGCGCGCCCCTGCCGCCAGTACGGCGGCCAACACCGCGGCCGACCCGCAGGCCGTCGAAGGCCGCTGA
- a CDS encoding Rap1a/Tai family immunity protein, with translation MLRAMFCAAAFAVPLSAAAFTGADLDRLCAKTDVKSRASCAAYIEGAADGVYNTIDAIGGTTGPRVGQYFCLPPDIRAQQMTDAVRKYIAENPKLADYNASTAVSLGLGKAFPCRSGN, from the coding sequence ATGTTGCGCGCAATGTTTTGTGCCGCGGCGTTTGCCGTGCCGTTGTCGGCGGCGGCTTTCACGGGCGCGGATCTCGACCGGCTGTGCGCGAAGACGGACGTCAAGTCGCGGGCGTCGTGCGCGGCCTACATCGAAGGCGCCGCCGACGGCGTCTACAACACCATCGATGCGATCGGCGGCACGACGGGGCCGCGGGTCGGCCAGTATTTCTGCCTGCCGCCCGACATCCGGGCGCAGCAGATGACCGACGCGGTGCGCAAGTACATCGCGGAAAATCCGAAGCTGGCCGACTACAACGCGAGCACCGCGGTGTCGCTCGGTCTCGGCAAGGCGTTTCCCTGCAGGAGCGGCAACTGA